From the genome of Sporomusa sphaeroides DSM 2875:
TTTCGCGAATTTGGCTTCGCTGAACCGGCCATTGTGTTTTTCCAGAACTGAAGCCAGTACCCGGGCGACAAGTGCTGTCGCAAAAAACACAAGCAATAGCCACAAAGTAGTCTGGTGAACCAGCAGGTAAGCCAGCTTTTGCCAATAGTATGCTATATTGCTCATGAATACCTCCTGCTTATTGAGGCCGCCTGACAATCAGGTAACCCGTCCCCAATCCTTTGTACTAAAACCAGCTTCTGCCACATATACATAACTTGAGATAGCATTGGCAGGGAGGGATATTTTTATGCCGATAGATAATAAAACGCCAAAGTGGCGTCATCAATTGACATTGGTAGACCGGGAGGAACTTGCCGTGGACGGAGTCAGCAGTCTGGGAAGCTATGACGAAAAAGAAGTTGTTATGGAAACTGAACAGGGTATACTTACCATCACCGGCGAGGGTCTTAATATTAAACAGCTTAATCTGGAGCAAGGCAATATTGTTATAGAAGGAACGGTAAAAGGATTAACCTATGAGGATGAGGCACGCCAGAGAAAAGGCTTGCTGGAACGGTTTTTGAAGTAACGTGCGTAGCCGGGCATTGTCGCTATGGCTGTTTTTGCTGTTTGTGTTGGCAGCGCAAACTGTGGCCTATAGCTTTGCCAACAGTCTTGCCGCTTACAGCCGCCGGGCATTATATGCTCATTTTACAACAGAAACTGCCGCCATACAGGATGTGAAAGGC
Proteins encoded in this window:
- the yabP gene encoding sporulation protein YabP: MPIDNKTPKWRHQLTLVDREELAVDGVSSLGSYDEKEVVMETEQGILTITGEGLNIKQLNLEQGNIVIEGTVKGLTYEDEARQRKGLLERFLK